The sequence AGTTGGAGGATTAGAGTTCCGGTACGGTGGCCAGAGCGAGGTTAAGCTGCAAATAACATACGTAGATGAGAAAATCAGGTTGGGGAAGGGTTCGAGAGGATCCTTATTTGTTTTCAATAGACGTAAATAAACCAATGTAACTAATTTTTGATGTATAATTGAATTGAATCATCCTTTATGCTCTTTGTAAAACTAGAATTTTATGCTTTGCTAATAATAGTTCAATATATATATTGTAGTAAGAAAAAAACCATCAGCTAAACATTCACTGAAGAACTCTTGAAATttcattacaaaaaaaaaattacaaatcaCACATACTACACTACATTCCACAATTATAAAGAAAGGCAAAGTAACAGAAATGCTATTGCCTCCCGGTCTGAGGAATAAAGACAGTAATAAATGAATGGGATTAGTGATTTGCATTGTCTTTGCAATAGATAAGCATCCCCAACCAAACATTGTAGAAGATCCGCTAGAAAGAGCTGTAACGCATGGGATGAGTTTATTCAGTTTCAGTATGCAATACGATGATTGGATTGACATTCAGGAATTCACCGGCCGAGGTCTTCCGACTCATCAATGGATACTATATTTGTCTTCTGGAGATGGCACTCTATTTAGTTGGGATTATTTTAATGACAAGTAAAAGAGTTTGGGATGTGTATAGTGTACAGTGAAAGATGTGGAAGAACTCATCCAAGATAGTCACAATGCAGCTGAGTCTAGTCAGCAAAATCTTGAACCACAGGAGATAGATTTAACCTTTTCCCTCTCTTCATTTTCTTCTCCAACAAATCTAGGTAAATGACTTTataattttcttttcttttcttttctttgtttCAGTTAGTGTCAAAATGGCTCTTAAAGGGACTTTCTATACCTATGAAGATTTACACTATCCAGCAACTGAATTTGCATTTGGTTTGCCCCTGTTTAAAGTATTTGTATGGTAACATTCTTTATTTACTTCTAGAATATGATCCCGAATGTATAGCTTCGGAATCGGAACTCTCTGGGCAAGAGCATCCTGTTCCTTTCCAGAACTGTGAGCAAAAAGTTATGGTGGGTTAATTAAAAATGAGCTTTTTATTTCAAGGTGGAATTGAGTAGCAAATGTCTCTGTGAAGCCCTTCACGGAGCTTACAATTAGTTGCTAGTAAGAGACGATGAAACCGGATAAACAAGTGTTTGAGTTCAAATTCCAGAAGCAAAGACTAGAAACTCCGATACAAGCATCATCGGAAGAGATCTCAGATTCATCACCCGTTTCTAATTATATAAATTTATGGTAATCGACATCAAATCGTTCTGTCAATTTCAATCCCAACAACAGATACCATACCATATCCTGAAACAGACAAAAAAATCAAGAGGCGCCTTCTCTGTCATGCATTTCATCAAACACGCGACATATCATGACTTTACTTGAACATGCTCGGTAAAGAATTTTGCACTTCAACAGACATTAAAAAATGGGAAGAAGGTGATGTTCCTAGTTCTCTTATAAATCAATAGACTGGTCTTGCAATGTTCTTACACTGTCCGGTGCAAAATAGGATAAAAAATTGCTATCTAAATAATTTGTATATCTATGAAAAGTGAAAACCTTTTACCCGTGTGAGCAAGGGTAAAAAAAGGGTTATTTATTCAGCTAAGTTGCAACGTTGAAGATAAGGGTTATCAAACATTACATATCTAGACCAGTAAGATTTGTATTTCACAATTGCCAAATCCAACCATGGCTTGTAGTTACCATTATAGTGAATGACAGCTGCGTTCTCTATCTCAGTTCGGTTAAGGGCTGGATCATAGCCAAGTCCCAACACGTGCCAACCTCGATCCAGTGGATACGTCAAGTTGTAAAAAGTGATCAGCCCAGGTGGCAATGAGCCAAGTTTCCATAGAGTCCTATCTTCATTCTGCAATAAAATCTTCCAATAAGGTGTCAAAATATCCATTTCACTTTTTCAAAAGACGAACAAAGTAGAATGCAATGTCTGTTTATATCACTCTGTCCCAAAATATATGTCAATTTTTTATTTTACATATACTTTGAGACAGAGGTAGTAATAGAGAAGGTGAAAAATGGAGATAAATAAGTATTACCATATCTTGCCAACGATGATAAATGCCGGTTATGTTTCGCTTCCTCCATTCCATCAAGTCAAACATATTCATGCCGTACGCCCATCCACAAGCATTTGGATCAAAATTATCTGATATCTTTGGGTTGGAGAAATTGAGATACTTATCAAACCTGTGAAAGCTCTCTTTACAAGTTTCCACAGCACCATTGACCATCCCATGCAAATCAACTGACCAAAGTGGAGTCAAATCCTTCTGAACTACAATATCATCATCCAAAAATAGAATCTTCTTCAGCTTTGGATAAACTTCTGGAAGGTAGAATCGAAGATGATTCAGCATAGACAAGTACTTAGGGTTCCTGTACTTGAGATTGTCAGACCCAGCAGAGAGGGAGGAGAATTGGTTTGCTTTGAAATAATATTCTTTAAGTCTGGCAGATTCAAGTTGACGTAGAACAGAACAGTAAGAGGAATTCAACCACTTAAAATCATCAATCTTTTCCACTTGAATGGTAGCATTTTGGGGACCGTTTACAAGAAACCACATTTTCATTGGAGCAAAATTCAGTTTATCTGTCACTATATGGAAAACATGTTTCTCGGGCTCCTTTGCATGGGACACGGTGGAATTGACCACTACAGATGTCGCCAATACATTATCTGAAAAGATGGCATAATGGTAGAGAGAAGGATCTTCAATATTTTGTTTGTTGCTAAACTCTTTGTTTTGATAACCTTTGGCAAAGTAGTCTGTTGCAAGCTGCAATGGTAGACAGTGCAACGGTTTTGGAACGGTTTTTGCAGCCAGCTGAACCAAGAAAGCACTCTTCTTCTTCAGTGCACTCACAGAGTCCTCAGATGAAAGAAGCCAGGCTCGGATTTTTCTTGACATGGTTTGGCAGTCATACAAATTGTCTTTTGCTATGGAGAGAACATGCCCCATGGCTTTTGCTTGCTCAAGTGCACTGAAAAGGAACAATGattaaaagagaaaaaaaaataacatgACTTAAAATTTTTAGTCGAAAAAGTGGCAATACCTAGGGTGGAGTTCAGCATCAGAACTTGCTTCTCCAATTGCACGTAGATTTTGTCTCGAATTTTTCATGAGAGAGTTGTAAAGCTTATTTTCATTGTTAGACTTGGCTATATTTGCATATGCTTTGGCCATAATAATCTGGTCTCGAATAAGTTTCAGAGTCGAATCAGAATTAGGTGGTTCAAAATCTCTCCTCCATATACTATACTTTCCCTTGAGAGGAGCGTCCAGGCTTGCTGTTCGTTTGATTGATTCTAATTGCACATTCCTGTCAGTTATATTGTCTTGTCGAATTAGCTCTGCAGTTCGCAATTCTTTCCGTTTTTCTCGCATCATCTGGGAAACCAAGGAATTTTCACAATTCTAAAGCTACCAAAGAAAATGTATTCAAGTAACATAATGAAAGAATTGAACATTTCACCATGCGCTGGAGCTTCACAGGGCTCATCGTCTTATTAGGGCTCATCGTCTTATTAGCATGCAGGATTCCACTTTCTCCTGACTGATGATCAACCATACTATGTTCACCAGATTGTGAAACTGAATCTTCTTGAACCTGAAAGTATGGAAAAGATCAAGCTTGTTTCTTGTCGGCCTTCTGTGGATATCAATTATCTTTTGGATAAATATGGAAAAAGAACTTGAACTAATACCTGCTGGCTATTTGGCTTGTGAGGGGATCCTATGCTAGGATTTTCCAGTACCCATGAAGAAGAAAGAGAGCTCATTTTCACCTTCCCTACTCTAACAGCACCAGAAGTATCACTGTAAGTCGTAATAATGTTAATATCCTGCATAAAGCATATATATCGATTAGCATCCTTGAAATTGGTCCCTAGAATTGTTCTGTGCAATGTATCTTATAGTTAGTACCTTCTCGAACGGAGTATGGCTGACATCGGCACCAAAAAATGTCCCATGTTCCTGATATAAGAACATTCAGTGATTTTGAAAATGACAGTTAGTAAAACCTTCAGCACAATCATATGGTATGTTAACTTAAATTTGAGGAAATTTTAATGCAAAGAGCAAGATTGGAATCTTTCTATCATAAAGGGCCAACAAAGCCTAGCATATGACAATGAATCATACTTGACCATATAAGTATACACACCATCAAATTAAACAAAAACTATAGACTGATTAAGACCAAAACCTTTCCATCATGCAGAGGCCGGTATTTGAGCCCTCTATGACTGAAAAAGAAAAACAATGAAAGC is a genomic window of Rutidosis leptorrhynchoides isolate AG116_Rl617_1_P2 unplaced genomic scaffold, CSIRO_AGI_Rlap_v1 contig65, whole genome shotgun sequence containing:
- the LOC139884972 gene encoding probable galacturonosyltransferase 3, whose protein sequence is MTAGNAESVLLNGEQGIEGEKSYTSQLLIFIYLVMFLVANVNADLSDTRTFHRGLKYRPLHDGKEHGTFFGADVSHTPFEKDINIITTYSDTSGAVRVGKVKMSSLSSSWVLENPSIGSPHKPNSQQVQEDSVSQSGEHSMVDHQSGESGILHANKTMSPNKTMSPVKLQRMMMREKRKELRTAELIRQDNITDRNVQLESIKRTASLDAPLKGKYSIWRRDFEPPNSDSTLKLIRDQIIMAKAYANIAKSNNENKLYNSLMKNSRQNLRAIGEASSDAELHPSALEQAKAMGHVLSIAKDNLYDCQTMSRKIRAWLLSSEDSVSALKKKSAFLVQLAAKTVPKPLHCLPLQLATDYFAKGYQNKEFSNKQNIEDPSLYHYAIFSDNVLATSVVVNSTVSHAKEPEKHVFHIVTDKLNFAPMKMWFLVNGPQNATIQVEKIDDFKWLNSSYCSVLRQLESARLKEYYFKANQFSSLSAGSDNLKYRNPKYLSMLNHLRFYLPEVYPKLKKILFLDDDIVVQKDLTPLWSVDLHGMVNGAVETCKESFHRFDKYLNFSNPKISDNFDPNACGWAYGMNMFDLMEWRKRNITGIYHRWQDMNEDRTLWKLGSLPPGLITFYNLTYPLDRGWHVLGLGYDPALNRTEIENAAVIHYNGNYKPWLDLAIVKYKSYWSRYVMFDNPYLQRCNLAE